A window of Fictibacillus halophilus contains these coding sequences:
- a CDS encoding cytochrome c oxidase subunit 3 yields the protein MNAGERLTDANFPAHPEKATLEGKNKFLGFWLFLGGETVLFATLFGTYLGLRNMHLEGPSGAELFSLPLVFLATMLLLTSSLTSVYAVLSLKQNKVRSLQGWFLVTLLLGLGFLGLEIYEFIHYVHEGHTFTSSAFGSAFYTLVGFHGAHVLFGILWITTLLARNWNRGITLSNAPKYYLFALYWHFVDVVWVFIFTVVYLMGKVG from the coding sequence ATGAATGCTGGAGAACGTTTAACAGATGCGAATTTCCCTGCTCATCCTGAAAAAGCTACCCTTGAAGGTAAGAATAAATTTTTAGGATTCTGGTTATTCCTTGGTGGAGAAACGGTTTTGTTTGCAACACTTTTCGGAACATATCTTGGTCTTCGAAATATGCATTTAGAAGGCCCTTCTGGGGCAGAACTATTTTCACTGCCATTAGTATTTCTAGCTACAATGCTGCTATTGACTAGCTCACTTACGAGTGTGTATGCAGTACTTTCATTAAAGCAGAACAAAGTACGTTCATTGCAAGGATGGTTCCTTGTAACATTGTTATTAGGTCTTGGATTCTTAGGCCTAGAGATTTATGAGTTCATACATTATGTTCACGAAGGACATACGTTTACCAGCTCTGCGTTTGGTTCAGCTTTCTATACATTAGTTGGTTTCCACGGAGCCCACGTATTGTTTGGTATTCTTTGGATCACAACTTTGTTAGCAAGAAACTGGAACAGAGGGATTACATTATCGAATGCTCCAAAGTATTATTTGTTTGCTCTATATTGGCACTTTGTCGATGTTGTATGGGTATTCATTTTTACCGTTGTTTATCTAATGGGAAAGGTAGGCTAA
- a CDS encoding cytochrome C oxidase subunit IV family protein yields MANHTQNPETTVHRHEEIQRKLALKEERKHHNVSFVMMILLTIVAFFAIWSDKISDSFAVLFILTLAVVQVFFQLYVWMHLSHKGHDFPIWGMASGILVAAITVASLMGLIWTS; encoded by the coding sequence ATGGCTAATCACACACAAAACCCTGAAACTACCGTTCATCGTCACGAAGAGATTCAGCGTAAGCTTGCCTTGAAAGAGGAGCGTAAGCATCATAACGTTTCTTTTGTCATGATGATTCTTTTAACAATCGTTGCATTCTTTGCGATCTGGAGTGACAAGATTAGTGATTCTTTTGCTGTTTTGTTTATCCTAACACTGGCAGTTGTTCAAGTATTTTTCCAGCTATATGTTTGGATGCACTTAAGCCACAAAGGACATGACTTCCCAATTTGGGGAATGGCAAGTGGTATATTGGTTGCAGCTATTACAGTAGCTTCCTTAATGGGACTTATTTGGACATCGTAA
- a CDS encoding cytochrome c oxidase assembly protein, protein MHHNHHVHHTSLSDYNWYELFPPSIYVLAIILAFVYFRFVARDKQGKKLATKWQQTSMIASLVLMIIIKGTPVQVLGHNYLFSVHMVQMAVLYLMIAPLMILAIPEVKWKDWLSKKTILTRIFTFLTKPLLALLIFNAVFSLYHIPLVFDAAVSNPVIHYGYHALLLITAYTMWWPVLCPVKELDTLSDIKKIGYVFANGVLMTPACALIMFADFQLYETYRNVPQLFETMTPKEDQHVGGVTMKIFQEIIYAFVLGLIFTRWVKKERLRDKADLELIRRQNNQLKPELK, encoded by the coding sequence ATGCATCATAATCACCATGTTCATCATACTAGTTTAAGTGATTATAACTGGTACGAGCTTTTTCCGCCTTCTATATACGTTTTAGCAATTATTCTTGCATTCGTTTATTTTCGGTTCGTTGCGCGAGATAAGCAGGGTAAGAAGCTTGCAACAAAATGGCAGCAGACTTCAATGATCGCTTCACTCGTTTTAATGATCATTATAAAAGGTACACCTGTTCAGGTTTTAGGACACAATTATTTATTTAGTGTTCACATGGTACAGATGGCAGTTCTTTATTTAATGATTGCACCTCTTATGATACTCGCGATTCCTGAGGTGAAGTGGAAGGATTGGTTAAGTAAGAAAACGATCCTTACTCGTATTTTCACTTTCCTTACGAAACCGTTGCTTGCGTTGCTTATTTTTAACGCTGTATTTTCTTTGTACCATATTCCTTTAGTGTTTGATGCCGCCGTTTCAAATCCTGTTATCCATTATGGGTATCATGCTTTGTTATTAATAACAGCTTATACGATGTGGTGGCCGGTTCTTTGTCCGGTTAAAGAACTTGATACATTGTCAGATATCAAGAAGATTGGTTACGTTTTTGCGAATGGTGTTTTAATGACTCCAGCTTGTGCGTTGATCATGTTTGCTGATTTCCAACTCTATGAAACGTACAGAAACGTACCACAATTGTTTGAAACGATGACGCCGAAAGAAGATCAGCACGTAGGTGGAGTAACGATGAAAATCTTCCAAGAAATTATCTACGCATTTGTACTCGGTTTAATCTTCACAAGATGGGTGAAAAAAGAGCGACTGCGTGATAAAGCGGACTTGGAGCTAATAAGAAGACAAAATAATCAATTGAAACCAGAATTAAAGTAA
- a CDS encoding nucleotidyltransferase domain-containing protein, whose amino-acid sequence MSARQAAKEFIESHYPNCDVAYLAGSVVRGEETESSDLDIIIIDSSVSESYRESLTEYDWPIEVFVHNMFTYKHFFKQNIDRARPSLPQMCAEGIILRDTGQASRIKNEALQLLKAGPTPWKTIEIEQARYFLTDLLNDLEGSTNVLEDLFIVSKLADRTHEFVLRVNGHWIGEGKWILRALKEYNETFAEQFASVFDDYYSNRTKSKVIRFVDEVIAPYGGRLFEGYSSQSPERAAE is encoded by the coding sequence ATCAGTGCCAGACAAGCAGCTAAAGAATTTATAGAGTCTCATTATCCAAACTGTGATGTTGCCTATTTGGCCGGAAGCGTAGTGAGGGGAGAAGAAACAGAGAGTTCTGATCTAGACATTATCATCATCGATAGTTCTGTTAGTGAATCATATCGAGAATCACTTACTGAATATGATTGGCCTATAGAGGTCTTTGTTCACAATATGTTTACGTACAAACATTTTTTCAAACAGAATATCGATCGGGCTAGACCCTCTCTTCCTCAAATGTGTGCTGAGGGAATCATTCTTCGTGACACAGGACAGGCTTCACGAATTAAGAATGAAGCTCTACAGCTATTAAAAGCAGGGCCAACGCCTTGGAAAACGATTGAAATTGAGCAAGCACGATATTTCTTAACCGATCTATTAAACGATTTGGAAGGGTCAACGAATGTCTTAGAAGATTTATTCATCGTTTCAAAACTCGCTGATCGAACCCATGAATTTGTATTACGTGTTAATGGGCACTGGATCGGAGAAGGAAAATGGATTCTTCGTGCTTTGAAAGAATACAATGAAACTTTTGCAGAACAATTTGCTTCTGTATTTGATGATTATTATTCCAATCGTACCAAATCAAAAGTAATTAGATTTGTTGACGAAGTGATCGCTCCATACGGTGGCAGACTATTTGAAGGTTATTCCTCTCAATCTCCAGAAAGAGCTGCTGAATAA
- a CDS encoding YugN family protein, producing MKFEESGLNGKVVEFSLLEHVMENHGMIRAGQWDYERITYDYKFEDMTNGDVYYFRFPCHVIEAETETPHAKVELGTPYVGKHYYPHGVEYDEVFPKHVVNQCNKLIEALHSELHV from the coding sequence ATGAAATTTGAAGAAAGCGGCTTAAACGGGAAGGTTGTTGAGTTTTCACTTTTAGAACATGTGATGGAAAACCATGGCATGATCCGTGCTGGCCAATGGGATTATGAACGTATTACATATGACTACAAATTTGAAGACATGACGAACGGTGACGTTTATTACTTCCGTTTCCCTTGCCATGTTATTGAAGCAGAAACAGAAACACCACATGCTAAAGTTGAACTTGGAACACCTTATGTAGGGAAACATTATTACCCACATGGTGTAGAGTACGACGAAGTATTTCCAAAACACGTTGTTAATCAATGCAACAAGTTAATTGAAGCCCTTCATAGTGAGTTGCACGTTTAA
- a CDS encoding CBS domain-containing protein encodes MKKVSEIMTRNVDYVTPLDNVYEVAVKMKKDNVGVIPVCENDQIIGVITDRDIVVRGVAEKRPGSTKVTDVMSDNLYTGSADMTVEEAADLMADKQIRRLPIVENNKLVGIISLGDLSLAKESDSAAGHTLSQVSEHRDHIQ; translated from the coding sequence TTGAAAAAGGTAAGTGAAATCATGACAAGGAATGTAGATTATGTAACACCGCTGGACAATGTTTACGAAGTAGCGGTAAAAATGAAGAAGGACAATGTTGGTGTTATTCCAGTTTGTGAGAATGATCAGATTATTGGAGTAATCACGGATCGAGATATTGTCGTTCGAGGAGTTGCTGAGAAACGTCCAGGTTCTACAAAGGTAACAGACGTTATGAGCGATAATCTGTATACAGGTTCTGCAGATATGACAGTTGAAGAAGCAGCAGATCTTATGGCAGATAAACAAATAAGAAGGCTTCCAATCGTAGAGAACAACAAACTTGTAGGGATTATTTCGTTAGGAGATCTATCACTCGCTAAAGAGAGTGACTCTGCTGCTGGACATACCCTTTCTCAGGTTTCTGAGCATAGAGACCACATTCAATAA
- a CDS encoding CAP domain-containing protein, translating to MRGLVTFFLSVFILIGLFFYDVLPEFTVEKEKPDTKVEYIEETLKIPDDAVSNWVGKDISAFKEQWGEPERIDPSSYGYEWYIYGNKSPKGYLQAGVENGKVVTLFVIGSDVNTAPFTIGENSNKIIQKFPIESDITINDGEDFFRFELSEQEVMLRPLIKLKDNVWVQLYFDKFTNQLSSVRYTTSDVLLKQRPYSIVYRGDLPPLGQLSEDEQKKVDQSEEQQVFELTNIIRLKYEKNPLVWDERTSEVAFLHSKDMLDQQYFSHESKDGRTLSDRLQQKEVKFLQAGENIAANYTDGIAAVEGWMNSEGHRKTLLNNEYTHLGVGVDQKYYTQNFLVPME from the coding sequence ATGCGAGGATTGGTTACTTTTTTCCTATCCGTTTTTATTTTAATTGGTTTATTTTTTTATGATGTTCTGCCAGAATTTACGGTCGAGAAAGAAAAGCCTGATACAAAAGTAGAATACATAGAAGAAACACTAAAGATTCCTGACGATGCTGTTTCTAACTGGGTAGGTAAAGATATATCTGCATTTAAGGAGCAGTGGGGAGAACCTGAAAGGATTGATCCATCTAGTTATGGCTATGAATGGTATATCTATGGCAACAAGAGTCCAAAAGGGTATCTTCAAGCAGGTGTTGAAAACGGAAAAGTAGTTACTTTGTTTGTTATTGGATCTGACGTGAACACTGCACCATTTACGATCGGAGAGAATTCAAATAAGATCATTCAGAAGTTTCCCATCGAGAGTGACATCACTATTAATGATGGTGAAGATTTTTTTAGATTCGAACTTTCTGAGCAAGAAGTTATGTTACGCCCACTGATTAAATTGAAAGATAACGTTTGGGTACAACTTTATTTTGATAAGTTCACAAACCAGCTCTCTAGTGTTAGGTATACAACTTCAGATGTATTATTAAAACAGAGACCTTATTCAATCGTTTATCGTGGAGATCTTCCTCCGCTCGGACAATTAAGTGAGGATGAACAGAAAAAAGTAGATCAATCTGAAGAACAACAAGTTTTTGAGTTAACGAATATCATACGTCTTAAATACGAGAAAAACCCGCTAGTATGGGATGAAAGAACATCAGAAGTAGCGTTTTTACATTCAAAAGATATGTTGGATCAGCAATATTTTTCCCATGAAAGTAAGGATGGGAGGACGCTTTCTGACAGGCTGCAGCAAAAAGAAGTCAAGTTTTTGCAAGCTGGCGAAAACATAGCAGCAAACTATACGGATGGAATAGCAGCTGTAGAAGGCTGGATGAACAGTGAAGGGCATAGAAAGACACTGTTAAACAATGAATATACTCATTTAGGAGTAGGTGTAGACCAAAAGTATTACACCCAAAATTTTTTGGTACCTATGGAGTAA
- a CDS encoding PaaI family thioesterase yields the protein MDIKDEWNDFFETSTEQEQQVMKLFLDSLKTKREKNHMTHIASLLDFKTTRINDHTLEMEMPNSPILNNSIGILHGGLTATLLDTAMGTMASLVPGNKKGAVTVELKVDYVTPGVGELFICRAEVVHNGRQLVRMVGKVRNEHGTLIASATGTFFKLAE from the coding sequence TTGGATATTAAGGACGAGTGGAACGATTTCTTTGAAACCAGTACTGAACAAGAGCAACAGGTCATGAAACTTTTCTTAGACAGTTTAAAAACAAAAAGAGAAAAGAACCATATGACACACATTGCTTCTTTATTAGATTTTAAAACAACTAGGATCAATGACCATACGCTAGAAATGGAGATGCCCAATTCACCTATACTTAATAATTCGATCGGAATTTTACATGGCGGCTTAACAGCAACACTTTTAGATACAGCGATGGGCACAATGGCTAGTCTTGTTCCAGGTAACAAAAAAGGGGCCGTAACTGTAGAACTCAAAGTGGATTACGTAACACCAGGGGTTGGAGAGTTGTTTATATGTCGAGCTGAAGTCGTTCATAATGGCAGACAATTAGTACGTATGGTTGGAAAAGTGCGTAATGAACACGGTACGTTAATCGCATCGGCTACGGGTACATTCTTTAAACTTGCTGAATAA
- the ylbD gene encoding YlbD family protein has translation MVKTDIESFKEFVHKHPDLIKEVKKNKRPWKEVYQDWIVLGEEHESWNQYAKDKENKQEDRSKSDKTRTELTVGDIVAGLSKLQITDVQKYLSQFGSLMDAVQELLQQFNNQSDRPNQLPENRMNDYPSYRD, from the coding sequence GTGGTAAAGACTGATATCGAAAGTTTCAAGGAGTTCGTTCATAAACATCCTGATTTAATTAAGGAAGTGAAGAAGAATAAGAGGCCTTGGAAAGAAGTCTATCAGGATTGGATTGTTTTGGGAGAAGAACATGAGAGCTGGAATCAGTATGCAAAAGACAAAGAAAATAAACAAGAAGATCGCTCTAAGTCCGATAAGACGAGAACAGAACTTACAGTAGGAGATATTGTTGCTGGTTTAAGTAAACTTCAAATCACTGATGTACAAAAATATTTATCTCAATTTGGTAGTCTAATGGATGCGGTTCAAGAACTATTACAGCAATTTAACAATCAGTCTGACAGACCGAACCAGCTGCCGGAAAATAGAATGAATGATTATCCTTCTTATAGGGATTAA
- a CDS encoding YlbE-like family protein, with protein sequence MRREILEYLNTRPDLKYYIREKPEWYRKLSRNPFSVTELEEGAKVFYGRTFGQRVDRFHQQVQNFGLLMELISVMGDEVKGSSHPVPNDFQPMPDSLNNG encoded by the coding sequence GTGCGAAGAGAAATTCTCGAATACTTAAATACAAGACCTGACTTGAAATATTATATAAGAGAAAAGCCAGAGTGGTATAGAAAGTTAAGCAGAAACCCTTTTTCAGTAACAGAGCTGGAAGAGGGTGCGAAAGTGTTTTACGGACGTACCTTTGGGCAAAGAGTAGATCGCTTTCATCAACAGGTACAAAATTTTGGCTTGTTAATGGAGTTAATCTCTGTAATGGGTGATGAAGTAAAGGGCAGTAGTCATCCAGTACCAAATGATTTTCAACCGATGCCAGACTCTCTTAACAACGGTTAA
- a CDS encoding YlbF family regulator, with amino-acid sequence MSLDQSVLLEESLALAEMVADSSVAIAYRKSKYKLEQDVEAQKMIARFAKMKEQYEEVQRFGKYHPDFNTVSTQVRTLKRELDFHENIAQFKKAEKELENLLMECSRIIAYSVSEQIKVPTGNPFFDESSCSGGCGSGGSCGCA; translated from the coding sequence ATGAGTTTAGACCAAAGTGTATTGCTGGAAGAGTCCTTAGCATTAGCTGAGATGGTTGCTGATTCCAGTGTTGCAATAGCATATAGAAAGTCAAAATATAAGTTAGAGCAAGATGTAGAAGCTCAGAAAATGATTGCTCGTTTCGCCAAAATGAAAGAACAGTATGAAGAAGTACAGCGTTTTGGTAAATATCATCCAGATTTTAATACTGTTTCAACACAAGTTCGTACACTTAAACGAGAGCTTGATTTCCATGAAAATATAGCTCAATTTAAGAAAGCAGAAAAAGAACTTGAAAATTTATTGATGGAATGCAGCAGAATCATTGCATACAGTGTATCTGAGCAGATTAAAGTTCCTACAGGCAATCCTTTCTTTGATGAGAGCTCTTGCAGTGGTGGATGTGGTTCTGGCGGATCTTGTGGTTGTGCTTAA
- a CDS encoding YlbG family protein: protein MIGNRRGLSVFLHSLKFSKQLRRYGNVHYVSRRLKYAVLYCDGNKIDEIAAKLESLHFVKEVKRSHKQEIKTEYESKIVDKAKEYDYKMGI from the coding sequence ATGATAGGTAATCGTCGTGGGCTATCTGTTTTTCTCCACTCATTAAAGTTTTCAAAACAGTTAAGACGCTATGGTAATGTACATTATGTTTCTAGAAGGTTAAAATATGCTGTTCTGTACTGTGATGGAAACAAAATAGACGAGATCGCAGCAAAGCTTGAATCATTGCATTTTGTAAAAGAAGTAAAAAGGTCTCATAAACAAGAGATCAAGACAGAATATGAAAGTAAAATCGTTGATAAAGCAAAAGAGTATGACTATAAGATGGGGATTTAA
- a CDS encoding DUF7147 family protein → MIQRFIELGEGYSDLYELLEIMETNKDRVSQLLCLKVKKEDRMYASLVAVLHPASEGKFQPLYICREGVPYPSKRIDLFEAKAAQLNKEVITFDVKPSTDFAETELFFHYLTGILRLNYLIPPLT, encoded by the coding sequence ATGATTCAAAGATTTATTGAGCTTGGAGAAGGGTATTCAGATCTTTACGAACTCCTAGAGATTATGGAAACGAACAAAGACCGTGTTTCACAGTTATTATGTCTAAAAGTTAAGAAAGAAGATAGAATGTATGCGTCTCTAGTTGCTGTACTTCACCCAGCTTCAGAGGGGAAATTCCAGCCGCTATACATTTGCCGAGAAGGAGTACCCTATCCTTCTAAACGAATTGATTTATTCGAGGCAAAAGCTGCTCAACTAAATAAAGAAGTTATAACGTTTGACGTAAAGCCATCAACCGATTTTGCTGAAACAGAACTCTTTTTTCACTATTTAACAGGGATTCTTCGCTTAAACTACCTGATCCCACCATTAACATAG
- the rsmD gene encoding 16S rRNA (guanine(966)-N(2))-methyltransferase RsmD, with protein sequence MRVIAGECKGRPLKAVPGMNTRPTTDKIKESIFNMIGPFFDGGTGLDLYGGSGGLGLEALSRGMEHFIFIDKDQKAIHTIKENIKQCNYEDKTEVFRNDAKRALKALHKREVQFDMIFLDPPYAKQMLLKDMEEIDKLELLSPEGSIVTEHGTDVTLPEEIGNFYQVRQETYGKTTTITIYKRD encoded by the coding sequence GTGAGAGTAATAGCTGGAGAATGTAAAGGAAGACCACTTAAAGCTGTTCCAGGTATGAACACTAGACCGACAACGGATAAGATCAAAGAATCCATCTTTAACATGATCGGTCCTTTTTTTGATGGAGGAACAGGACTTGACTTATATGGCGGAAGCGGTGGCCTGGGTTTAGAAGCATTAAGCCGAGGCATGGAGCACTTCATTTTCATTGACAAAGATCAAAAGGCCATACATACGATCAAAGAGAATATCAAACAATGCAACTACGAAGACAAAACAGAAGTCTTCCGAAATGATGCAAAAAGAGCATTGAAAGCGCTTCATAAAAGAGAAGTGCAATTTGATATGATTTTCCTTGATCCTCCTTATGCGAAACAGATGTTATTAAAAGATATGGAAGAGATTGATAAGCTTGAACTTCTCTCTCCAGAAGGAAGTATAGTGACTGAACATGGTACAGATGTAACGCTACCCGAGGAGATCGGAAACTTTTATCAGGTCAGACAGGAAACGTACGGAAAAACAACTACAATAACAATCTACAAACGCGATTAA
- the coaD gene encoding pantetheine-phosphate adenylyltransferase encodes MPTTAVCPGSFDPVTRGHLDIIKRGATVFDEVIVVVANNQSKDPLFTVDERILLLKEVTKQFPNVKVDSFNGLLIDYVKNIGANVILRGLRAVSDFEYEMKIASINKKLDDQVETFFMMTNNQYSFLSSSIVKEAAKYHANVSDLVPEVVEEALKEKYNSPR; translated from the coding sequence ATGCCAACAACTGCAGTCTGTCCTGGTAGCTTTGATCCCGTAACTCGTGGTCATCTGGACATTATTAAACGTGGAGCAACAGTATTTGATGAAGTAATTGTAGTAGTAGCAAATAATCAAAGTAAAGACCCTTTGTTTACAGTTGATGAGAGAATCTTGCTCCTAAAGGAAGTTACGAAACAGTTTCCTAATGTAAAAGTAGACTCGTTTAACGGCCTATTGATCGATTACGTAAAGAATATTGGAGCAAATGTTATTCTTAGAGGCCTTCGTGCTGTATCAGATTTTGAATACGAGATGAAGATCGCTTCCATCAACAAAAAATTAGATGATCAAGTAGAAACATTCTTTATGATGACAAACAATCAATACTCTTTCCTAAGTTCGAGCATCGTTAAAGAAGCAGCAAAGTATCATGCGAATGTTTCAGATCTTGTTCCTGAAGTTGTAGAAGAAGCTTTAAAAGAAAAATACAACAGCCCCCGTTAA
- the ylbJ gene encoding sporulation integral membrane protein YlbJ, whose product MNKAYFKTLLLSASAIIIAISIIIYPKETYMASVNGLKMWWDVVFPSLMPFFILSEVLMGFGVVHLIGVLFEPLMRPLFRVPGAGGFVWAMGISSGFPAGAKLTARLWHQKQITTIEAERLVSFTNCSNPLFMFSAIAVGFFHNAALGIVLAVSHYVGNFFVGLIMRFHGWKKEPVEKEVRYRGKGLTNAFKHMHEARLADNRPIGQLLGDAVQQSTKTLLMIGGFIILFSVLSKMMDLLHVAELLSSFINYLFIMLSLSEQLSLPLIKGIFEITLGSNLTSLAQSPILQQAVIVSFILAFSGFSVQAQVASILADTDIKFKPFFFARILHGFLSAIICLLVFPYLYHVKSTTAPAFAFLTEKTVHISEFGMLALMHSHYVTLGFLIISILIWNRNLMKKNSLRT is encoded by the coding sequence ATGAACAAAGCCTATTTCAAAACACTTTTATTGTCAGCATCGGCAATTATCATAGCAATATCAATAATAATATACCCAAAAGAAACCTACATGGCATCAGTCAACGGTTTGAAAATGTGGTGGGACGTTGTTTTCCCATCCTTAATGCCCTTTTTTATATTATCAGAGGTATTGATGGGTTTTGGCGTCGTACATCTTATAGGTGTATTGTTTGAACCTCTAATGAGACCGCTTTTCCGCGTACCTGGCGCAGGGGGATTCGTTTGGGCAATGGGCATTTCTTCAGGATTTCCTGCTGGTGCAAAGCTAACTGCACGATTATGGCACCAAAAGCAGATCACGACCATAGAAGCAGAACGCCTCGTATCTTTTACGAATTGTTCAAACCCGTTATTCATGTTCAGCGCAATTGCAGTAGGCTTTTTTCATAACGCCGCTCTCGGCATCGTTCTCGCAGTAAGTCACTATGTGGGCAATTTTTTCGTTGGACTTATCATGAGGTTTCATGGTTGGAAAAAAGAACCCGTGGAAAAGGAAGTACGTTATAGAGGCAAAGGATTAACCAACGCGTTTAAGCATATGCATGAAGCTAGACTAGCAGACAACCGCCCAATCGGACAGCTTCTTGGAGATGCTGTGCAACAATCAACAAAGACATTGCTTATGATTGGTGGGTTCATTATCCTCTTCTCTGTACTAAGTAAGATGATGGATCTTCTTCACGTGGCAGAACTTCTCTCAAGCTTTATCAATTATTTATTTATCATGCTTTCGCTATCTGAACAATTAAGTCTTCCTCTTATAAAAGGAATCTTCGAGATTACATTGGGAAGTAATTTAACAAGTCTCGCACAATCACCCATTTTACAACAAGCTGTCATCGTAAGTTTCATTTTGGCTTTTAGCGGTTTTTCCGTACAAGCACAAGTTGCTAGTATCCTTGCAGATACAGATATCAAGTTCAAACCTTTCTTTTTCGCAAGAATACTTCACGGTTTTTTATCTGCGATCATTTGTCTTTTAGTATTCCCTTATTTGTATCACGTTAAAAGTACTACTGCTCCAGCATTTGCATTTCTTACAGAGAAAACCGTACACATTAGTGAGTTTGGTATGTTAGCCCTTATGCATAGCCATTATGTAACCCTTGGATTCTTGATTATCTCAATACTCATATGGAATAGAAACCTTATGAAAAAAAACAGCCTCCGCACTTAA
- a CDS encoding patatin-like phospholipase family protein, with amino-acid sequence MKEPKIGLALGSGGARGFAHLGVVKAIRDAGIPIDMVAGSSMGALVGAMVSMGHSDENLYRMATLFKRKYYMDYTVPKMGFITGKKIKELVRLLTKQKHIEQTDIPLAIVATDLLLGEKVVFRTGPIADAVRASISIPGILVPEKIDGKLLVDGGVIDRVPVSVAREMGADLVIAVDISHFKAELQVSSIFDVIIQSIDIMQREMVRWHEISADIMIRPMVEQFSSTAFKDVNDIIAIGEEAGRKQIPKILEKINNWKESMHDH; translated from the coding sequence ATGAAAGAACCGAAAATCGGACTTGCTCTAGGATCTGGTGGTGCTAGAGGATTTGCTCATCTTGGTGTTGTTAAAGCAATAAGAGATGCAGGGATACCAATAGATATGGTAGCTGGGAGCAGCATGGGAGCTTTAGTCGGTGCTATGGTAAGTATGGGACATAGCGATGAAAATCTTTACCGTATGGCAACGCTCTTCAAACGCAAATATTATATGGATTATACGGTCCCTAAGATGGGATTTATTACAGGAAAGAAAATCAAAGAACTCGTGAGGCTTCTCACCAAACAAAAGCATATTGAACAAACAGACATTCCTTTGGCGATCGTAGCAACAGATCTTCTGCTTGGAGAAAAAGTGGTTTTCAGAACCGGTCCTATTGCAGATGCAGTTCGTGCTAGCATCTCGATCCCTGGAATATTAGTGCCAGAAAAGATAGATGGAAAACTCTTAGTGGACGGTGGGGTCATCGATCGAGTACCTGTTTCAGTGGCAAGAGAGATGGGAGCGGACCTTGTAATCGCAGTAGATATCTCTCATTTTAAAGCAGAACTTCAAGTTTCATCTATTTTTGATGTTATCATTCAGAGCATTGATATCATGCAGCGCGAAATGGTCCGCTGGCATGAAATTTCAGCTGATATTATGATCCGTCCAATGGTTGAACAGTTCAGTTCTACAGCATTTAAAGATGTTAATGATATAATCGCTATAGGAGAAGAAGCAGGAAGAAAACAGATACCAAAAATACTAGAAAAGATCAACAACTGGAAGGAGTCTATGCATGACCACTGA